The Candidatus Zixiibacteriota bacterium genome window below encodes:
- a CDS encoding YebC/PmpR family DNA-binding transcriptional regulator: protein MSGHSKWSTIKHKKAAKDARKGKLFTKLIKEITVAARMGGGDISANPRLRTAVMAARANSMPSENIERAIKKGTGELEGVAYEEVQYEGYGPGGVAILAQVLTDNKNRTVSELRRLFAKYGGNLGETGCVSWMFDKKGVITVDKGRVDEEQLMGVVLDAGAEDVKEEEGVFEIVTAPEDFEKVKESLERAKIPVVTAQVTMVPKNVVTVDEKHAESILKLTEELEDHDDVQSVAANFDIPSEYLEKAS from the coding sequence ATGTCCGGCCATTCCAAGTGGAGCACGATCAAGCACAAGAAGGCTGCCAAGGACGCAAGGAAAGGCAAGCTTTTCACCAAGCTGATCAAGGAGATCACCGTTGCGGCGCGGATGGGCGGGGGAGACATCAGCGCAAATCCGAGGCTCAGGACCGCGGTGATGGCGGCGCGGGCCAACAGCATGCCCAGCGAGAACATCGAGCGCGCCATCAAGAAGGGCACCGGGGAGCTGGAGGGCGTCGCCTACGAGGAAGTGCAGTACGAGGGCTACGGCCCCGGAGGCGTGGCGATCCTGGCTCAGGTTCTCACCGACAACAAGAACCGCACGGTCTCGGAGCTCCGGCGGCTGTTCGCGAAGTACGGGGGCAATCTCGGCGAAACCGGCTGCGTCTCGTGGATGTTCGACAAGAAAGGGGTCATCACGGTCGACAAGGGCCGGGTGGACGAAGAGCAGTTGATGGGGGTCGTCCTCGATGCCGGCGCCGAGGACGTCAAGGAAGAAGAAGGCGTCTTCGAGATCGTCACCGCTCCCGAGGACTTCGAGAAGGTCAAGGAAAGCCTGGAGCGAGCGAAGATCCCGGTGGTCACGGCGCAGGTCACGATGGTGCCCAAAAACGTGGTGACGGTGGACGAGAAGCACGCGGAATCGATTCTCAAGCTCACCGAAGAGCTCGAAGACCACGACGACGTCCAGAGCGTGGCGGCGAATTTCGACATACCCAGCGAATACCTCGAAAAAGCGAGCTGA
- the acnA gene encoding aconitate hydratase AcnA, with the protein MPTWLKYLVFQLPGWIAAAGVATALWHWEILSRELAGAGFLIWFLKDLLLYPRLKVAYEAARDHGSKALVGAKGTVATDLAPEGYVRVRGELWRACAERPIARGAEVEVADARGMTLFVRAAAVRPQGAPERPKASSRRRLRRRFSLLYRGTPATKKGHRKSSRETAMAQRYVDSFGARGTLRVGDRTYEIFRLDALEKAGFENVARLPVSLKVLLENLLRQEDNHHVHRPDIEALASWSPTARPDKEIAFMPARVLMQDLTGVPAVVDLAAMREAMKKLGGDPRKINPLVPVDLVIDHSVQVDYFGTPEAFQKNSEIEFERNVERYAFLRWGQKAFANFRLIPPDTGICHQVNLEYLAPVVFRARANGTVLAYPDTVVGTDSHTPMINGLGVVGWGVGGIEAEAALLGQPIVMLIPEVIGFKLYGRLPEGATATDLVLTVVQMLRKKGVVEKFVEFYGSGLSSLSLADRATIGNMAPEYGATIGYFPIDDETLRYLELTGRDPELIRLVEAYAKEQGMFRTDASPEPMFTDTLELDLGSVVPSLAGPRRPQDRVPLAEAKKSFAEALPTLIRSGGADKSVPVQMDGERFELKHGSVVIAAITSCTNTSNPSVLIGAGLLAKKAVEKGLRQKPWVKTSLAPGSKVVTEYLKESGLLPYLERLGFYLVGYGCTTCIGNSGPLPEPVARAIQEGDLVAVAVLSGNRNFEGRIHASVRANYLASPPLVVAYALAGSLDVDLYHDPLGRDAQGKEVFLRDIWPSPQEIQEVMRKSLRAEMFRKEYGRATEGDERWQKMPVPEGELFAWDDQSTYVRLAPYFEGISRTPAPPRDIIGARILALLGDSVTTDHISPAGAIEKNGPAARYLISHDVLPKDFNQYGARRGNHEVMVRGTFANIRLRNMLAPGTEGGVTLHLPDKKQMSIYDAAMQYQKEGVPLLVVAGKEYGTGSSRDWAAKGPRLLGVKAVIAESFERIHRSNLIGMGILPLQFRPGENLKALGLTGYETFDVTGVAGGLKLRQELTVTAKSESGETRSFTVISRIDTPAELEYYRHGGILEYVLRQLLQN; encoded by the coding sequence GTGCCGACCTGGCTCAAGTACCTGGTGTTTCAATTGCCCGGGTGGATCGCCGCTGCGGGTGTCGCGACGGCGTTGTGGCATTGGGAGATCTTGTCGCGCGAGCTGGCCGGCGCCGGATTTCTCATCTGGTTCTTGAAGGACCTGCTGCTCTATCCGCGGTTGAAGGTCGCCTACGAGGCCGCCCGCGACCACGGCTCGAAAGCTCTCGTCGGCGCGAAGGGGACCGTCGCGACCGATCTCGCGCCCGAGGGCTACGTTCGCGTCCGGGGCGAGCTGTGGCGGGCATGCGCCGAGCGGCCGATCGCGCGCGGCGCCGAGGTGGAGGTCGCCGACGCCCGCGGCATGACGCTCTTCGTCCGCGCCGCGGCCGTACGGCCGCAGGGCGCGCCGGAGCGCCCGAAGGCCTCTTCGCGGAGGCGTCTGCGCCGACGCTTCAGCTTGCTTTATCGGGGTACCCCCGCTACAAAGAAAGGGCACCGAAAATCATCAAGGGAGACGGCCATGGCACAACGGTATGTGGACAGTTTCGGGGCTCGCGGCACGCTCCGCGTCGGCGACCGGACCTATGAGATTTTCCGGCTCGATGCCCTCGAGAAAGCGGGCTTCGAGAACGTGGCCCGTCTGCCGGTTTCGCTCAAGGTGCTGCTGGAAAACCTCCTTCGCCAGGAGGACAACCATCATGTCCATCGCCCCGACATCGAAGCGCTGGCGAGCTGGAGCCCGACCGCGCGCCCGGACAAAGAGATCGCCTTCATGCCGGCGCGCGTCCTGATGCAGGACCTGACCGGCGTGCCGGCCGTCGTCGATCTCGCCGCGATGCGCGAAGCGATGAAGAAGCTCGGCGGCGATCCGAGGAAGATCAATCCGCTCGTGCCCGTCGATCTCGTGATCGACCATTCGGTCCAGGTCGACTACTTCGGAACGCCGGAAGCCTTCCAGAAAAACTCGGAGATCGAGTTCGAGCGCAATGTCGAGCGCTACGCGTTTTTGCGCTGGGGGCAGAAGGCGTTCGCGAACTTCAGGCTGATACCGCCGGACACGGGCATCTGCCATCAGGTCAACCTGGAATACCTGGCGCCGGTGGTGTTCCGGGCGCGCGCCAACGGTACGGTGCTGGCCTATCCGGACACGGTCGTCGGGACGGACTCGCACACGCCGATGATCAACGGGCTCGGCGTGGTGGGCTGGGGCGTGGGCGGCATCGAGGCCGAGGCGGCGCTGCTCGGCCAGCCGATCGTGATGCTGATCCCCGAAGTGATCGGTTTCAAGCTGTACGGCAGGCTGCCTGAAGGGGCGACCGCTACCGACCTGGTTCTGACGGTCGTCCAGATGCTCAGGAAAAAAGGCGTGGTGGAAAAGTTCGTGGAATTCTACGGATCGGGACTGTCGAGCCTGAGCCTGGCCGATCGCGCCACGATCGGCAACATGGCGCCGGAGTACGGCGCAACGATCGGCTACTTCCCCATCGACGACGAAACCCTGCGTTATCTGGAGCTGACGGGGCGGGACCCGGAATTGATCCGGCTGGTGGAGGCCTACGCGAAGGAACAGGGGATGTTCCGCACCGACGCCTCCCCCGAACCGATGTTCACCGACACTCTCGAGCTCGATCTGGGGTCGGTCGTGCCCAGCCTCGCCGGGCCGCGCCGGCCGCAGGACCGCGTGCCCCTGGCGGAAGCGAAGAAGTCCTTCGCCGAGGCGCTTCCGACGCTGATCAGGAGCGGGGGCGCCGACAAGTCGGTGCCGGTACAGATGGACGGCGAGCGTTTCGAGCTCAAGCACGGCTCGGTGGTGATCGCCGCGATCACGAGCTGCACCAACACCTCGAACCCCTCGGTGCTCATCGGGGCGGGGTTGCTGGCGAAGAAGGCCGTGGAGAAGGGGCTCAGACAAAAGCCCTGGGTGAAGACCAGCCTCGCTCCCGGATCGAAGGTCGTAACCGAGTATCTGAAGGAAAGCGGGCTGCTCCCCTATCTGGAGCGGCTGGGGTTCTACCTGGTTGGTTACGGCTGCACCACCTGCATCGGCAACAGCGGGCCGCTGCCCGAGCCGGTCGCCCGGGCGATCCAGGAAGGCGATCTGGTCGCCGTCGCCGTGCTGTCGGGAAACCGCAACTTCGAGGGACGGATTCACGCGAGCGTGCGCGCCAATTATCTGGCGTCGCCGCCGCTGGTGGTGGCGTATGCGCTGGCCGGAAGCCTCGACGTCGATCTCTACCACGACCCGCTGGGGCGCGACGCCCAGGGCAAGGAGGTCTTCCTGCGGGATATCTGGCCGTCGCCGCAGGAGATCCAGGAGGTGATGCGGAAGTCTCTCAGAGCCGAGATGTTCAGGAAGGAGTACGGCCGGGCGACCGAGGGCGACGAGCGCTGGCAAAAAATGCCGGTGCCGGAAGGGGAGCTGTTCGCCTGGGACGATCAATCCACCTACGTCCGGCTGGCGCCTTATTTCGAAGGGATCTCGAGGACTCCCGCGCCGCCGCGCGACATCATCGGGGCGCGTATCCTGGCGCTGCTCGGGGACTCGGTCACGACCGATCATATCTCGCCGGCCGGAGCGATCGAGAAAAACGGTCCGGCGGCGCGTTACCTGATCAGCCACGACGTGTTGCCGAAGGACTTCAACCAGTACGGCGCCCGCCGCGGCAACCACGAGGTGATGGTCCGCGGCACGTTCGCCAATATCCGGCTCAGGAACATGCTGGCGCCCGGGACGGAGGGGGGAGTGACGCTGCACCTTCCCGACAAAAAGCAGATGTCGATCTACGACGCGGCGATGCAATACCAGAAAGAAGGCGTTCCATTGCTGGTCGTCGCCGGAAAAGAGTATGGAACCGGGTCCTCGCGCGACTGGGCGGCCAAGGGGCCGCGCCTGCTCGGCGTCAAGGCCGTGATCGCCGAGAGCTTCGAGCGCATCCACCGCAGCAACCTGATCGGCATGGGGATCCTGCCGCTGCAGTTCCGGCCCGGCGAAAATCTCAAGGCGCTCGGGCTGACCGGCTACGAGACCTTCGACGTCACCGGAGTGGCCGGGGGATTGAAGTTGCGCCAGGAGCTGACGGTTACGGCGAAAAGCGAAAGCGGCGAGACCAGGTCTTTCACCGTAATCTCCCGGATCGACACGCCGGCCGAGCTCGAGTACTACCGCCACGGCGGCATCCTGGAATACGTTCTCCGGCAGCTGCTGCAAAACTGA
- a CDS encoding NAD(P)-dependent oxidoreductase, whose amino-acid sequence MATLITGLGLVGASYAKLARQRGEEIVFYDVAPRRDFLALKLGSADAVPVVQRDVRDLPALIEAIQRYKVDKVIHTAGLIGGKVAQPIYTGMQINVMGTINVAEAVRLTGVKRLVQISTFGVYDRRGGEPAPIDETFHRGPGEAYGNSKVAKELMVEAYQRLYGFELIVLRLANVYGVGHFAGGSGGGEMIQNMLRTGIKGGTARIPQEQARDFEYIYEKDLGRALDRAATVPLPRPVTLNIGTGVVVPFRDLAALAERLLPGLRVELLLGTPPRSARQPMSIARAKEILGWEPEYDIERGFRDYIEELKALA is encoded by the coding sequence ATGGCCACGCTGATCACGGGACTGGGACTGGTCGGAGCTTCCTACGCGAAGCTCGCCCGCCAGCGCGGGGAGGAAATCGTTTTTTACGACGTCGCGCCGCGCCGCGATTTTCTGGCCCTGAAGCTGGGCTCGGCCGACGCCGTGCCGGTCGTCCAGCGGGACGTCCGCGATCTCCCGGCGCTTATCGAAGCCATCCAGCGCTACAAGGTCGACAAGGTGATCCACACCGCCGGCCTGATCGGCGGAAAGGTCGCCCAGCCGATCTATACCGGGATGCAGATCAACGTCATGGGGACGATCAATGTCGCCGAGGCCGTGCGCCTTACGGGTGTGAAGCGCCTCGTGCAGATCAGCACGTTCGGCGTCTACGACCGCCGCGGCGGCGAGCCGGCACCGATCGACGAGACTTTTCACCGCGGGCCGGGAGAGGCCTACGGCAATTCGAAGGTGGCCAAGGAGCTGATGGTCGAAGCCTACCAGCGCCTCTACGGCTTCGAGTTGATCGTTCTGCGGCTGGCGAACGTCTACGGCGTCGGCCACTTCGCCGGCGGCTCCGGCGGCGGCGAGATGATTCAAAACATGCTGCGGACGGGAATCAAGGGCGGGACGGCGAGGATTCCGCAGGAGCAGGCGCGCGACTTCGAATACATCTACGAGAAGGACCTTGGCCGCGCGCTCGACAGGGCGGCTACGGTGCCGCTGCCGCGGCCGGTCACGCTGAACATCGGCACGGGAGTCGTGGTTCCGTTTCGCGACCTTGCGGCGCTCGCGGAAAGGCTCCTTCCGGGTCTTCGGGTCGAGCTCCTTCTTGGGACGCCGCCGCGTTCGGCCAGGCAGCCCATGTCGATCGCGAGAGCGAAAGAGATCCTCGGCTGGGAGCCCGAGTACGACATCGAGCGCGGCTTTCGCGACTACATCGAAGAGCTGAAGGCCCTGGCTTAG
- a CDS encoding septal ring lytic transglycosylase RlpA family protein gives MPSSSFFSLRPGLGAATVVPALVLAACSVPLSRSRAPSLPEARPTQSGIASWYGPGFHGQPTASGAIYDQNDLTAAHQTLPLGTRVMVTNLTNGAAVEVTVNDRGPFAKGRIIDLSYAAARSIGMIGPGTAPVRIEVIDGGPEGVREIRQSLDYTLQLGSFSRRENAEQLRDRLATAFPDVAVVPLRLKDAVYYRVRMGTFPDRASAEEEARRLAQLGLPVVIMEK, from the coding sequence ATGCCCTCATCCAGTTTCTTTTCCCTTCGCCCCGGACTCGGCGCGGCGACCGTCGTACCGGCTCTTGTGCTCGCCGCCTGCTCCGTTCCTCTCTCGCGGTCGCGGGCGCCCTCCCTGCCGGAAGCACGCCCGACCCAGTCCGGGATCGCCTCGTGGTACGGACCCGGCTTTCATGGACAGCCCACTGCAAGCGGGGCGATTTACGATCAAAACGACTTGACCGCAGCCCATCAGACCCTGCCGCTCGGAACCCGCGTCATGGTCACGAACCTGACCAACGGCGCGGCGGTCGAGGTCACGGTCAACGACCGCGGCCCTTTCGCCAAGGGCAGAATCATCGACCTCTCTTACGCCGCGGCGCGATCCATCGGCATGATCGGCCCGGGAACCGCCCCGGTCCGGATCGAGGTTATCGACGGCGGTCCCGAGGGCGTCCGGGAGATCCGCCAGAGCCTCGATTACACGCTGCAGCTCGGCTCGTTCTCCCGCAGGGAAAACGCCGAGCAGCTCCGGGACCGGCTGGCGACTGCCTTCCCCGACGTCGCGGTCGTTCCTCTCCGTCTCAAGGACGCCGTTTACTATCGCGTTCGAATGGGCACGTTCCCCGACCGCGCGAGCGCCGAGGAGGAAGCGCGCCGCCTGGCGCAGCTCGGTCTACCCGTCGTGATCATGGAAAAATAG
- the thrC gene encoding threonine synthase has translation MSYNAWFQCIRGCPGQYNLLEVIYRCPSCGDLLEVRHDMEALKTRAASAWMKLFDDRLRQNEYPYGSGVWAKKEWVVPFIDNENVVSTFEGNTNLYWANRYGRQLHLEDLWVKQCGNSHTGSFKDLGMTVLVSVVKQMIANGEPIDAVACASTGDTSAALAAYGAAAGIPTVVFLPRDRVSPAQLVQPLANGALVLSLDTDFDGCMAAVQEVTKQKHIYLANSMNSLRIEGQKTIAIEIVQQFDWEVPDWVILPGGNLGNVSAVGKGFLMMHDLGLISKLPRIGVAQAENANPFYLSFLKNFETFEPITARKTLASAIQIGNPVSVRKAIAILKRFNGVVEQASEQELAEETARADRTGMFNCPHTGVALAALRKLVERKVIHGHERVVVISTAHGLKFTEQKIAYHMGTLPGIHPTQHNRPVEVSADPKKIGDAISRYVERVRLLEG, from the coding sequence ATGAGCTATAACGCGTGGTTTCAGTGCATCAGGGGCTGCCCGGGGCAGTACAACCTGCTCGAAGTCATCTACCGCTGCCCGTCGTGCGGCGACCTCCTCGAGGTGCGCCACGACATGGAGGCGCTGAAGACCCGGGCGGCGTCGGCCTGGATGAAGCTTTTCGACGACAGGCTGCGGCAGAACGAGTATCCCTACGGCTCGGGCGTGTGGGCGAAGAAGGAGTGGGTGGTTCCCTTCATCGACAACGAGAACGTCGTCTCGACGTTCGAGGGAAACACGAACCTCTACTGGGCGAACCGCTACGGCAGGCAGCTCCACCTCGAGGACCTCTGGGTCAAGCAGTGCGGCAACTCCCATACCGGATCGTTCAAGGACCTCGGCATGACGGTCCTCGTCTCGGTGGTCAAGCAGATGATCGCCAACGGCGAGCCGATCGACGCGGTGGCCTGCGCGTCGACCGGCGATACCTCGGCCGCGCTGGCGGCGTACGGGGCCGCGGCGGGCATCCCGACGGTGGTTTTCCTCCCGCGCGACCGGGTGTCGCCCGCGCAGCTCGTGCAGCCGCTCGCCAACGGCGCCCTGGTGCTGTCGCTCGACACCGATTTCGACGGCTGCATGGCCGCGGTCCAGGAGGTCACCAAGCAAAAGCACATCTATCTCGCCAACTCGATGAACAGCCTGCGCATCGAGGGGCAGAAGACGATCGCCATCGAGATCGTGCAGCAGTTCGATTGGGAGGTCCCGGACTGGGTGATCCTGCCGGGCGGCAACCTCGGCAACGTGAGCGCGGTGGGCAAGGGCTTTCTCATGATGCACGACCTGGGGCTGATCTCGAAGCTGCCGCGGATCGGGGTGGCTCAGGCGGAGAACGCCAATCCTTTTTATCTGTCGTTCCTGAAGAACTTCGAGACCTTCGAGCCCATCACCGCGCGCAAGACGCTGGCGAGCGCGATCCAGATCGGCAACCCCGTGAGCGTTCGCAAGGCGATCGCGATTCTCAAGCGGTTCAACGGGGTCGTGGAGCAAGCCTCGGAGCAGGAGCTCGCCGAGGAAACGGCGCGCGCCGACCGCACCGGCATGTTCAACTGCCCGCATACGGGAGTGGCTCTGGCGGCGCTGCGCAAGCTGGTCGAGCGCAAGGTCATCCACGGGCACGAGCGGGTGGTGGTGATCTCGACCGCGCACGGCCTCAAGTTCACCGAGCAGAAGATCGCCTATCACATGGGCACGCTGCCGGGAATCCATCCGACGCAGCACAACCGCCCGGTCGAGGTGAGCGCCGACCCGAAGAAGATCGGCGACGCCATCTCGCGCTACGTGGAGCGCGTGCGGCTCCTGGAAGGCTGA
- a CDS encoding aminotransferase class I/II-fold pyridoxal phosphate-dependent enzyme: MGSPNDKNRTSSGDTARGSCARTGSLPDLRKLGFSTIAVHGGEPRPKLGNSLATPIVQTATYTFADTRELHDHFQRRIEREEYGRYGNPTQRVAEQKLAALEGAEDCLLFSSGMAAVTTTLYGVLSHGSHVVVTDDSYRRTRQFLTQVLHRYGIEVSVVPAGDYQAMEEAIRPTTRVLISESPTNPYNRIVDLERFAEIGRRHRVKTLIDATFATPFNQRPLEFGIDIVLHSATKYLGGHNDLLAGAVLGAADLVDGIRSLQAVTGAILDPLAAYLLVRGLKTFALRMARQNANAQALAEFLAGHPKVTAVHYAGLRSHPHHEVARRQMRGFGGVVSFEVAGDLEATSRVVDACRIPQIAPSLGGVESLIEQPALMSFYELTTEERLMVGIKDNLIRYSVGIEDADDLIRDLAAALERLD, encoded by the coding sequence ATGGGATCGCCGAACGACAAGAACAGGACCTCGTCCGGGGACACGGCCCGCGGGAGCTGCGCCCGAACGGGCTCCCTTCCCGACCTGCGCAAGCTCGGCTTCAGCACCATCGCGGTCCATGGGGGGGAGCCTCGCCCGAAGCTCGGAAACTCGCTGGCGACGCCGATCGTGCAGACGGCGACCTACACGTTCGCCGATACGCGCGAGCTGCACGACCATTTCCAGCGCCGGATCGAGCGGGAGGAATACGGCCGCTACGGGAACCCGACGCAGCGCGTCGCCGAGCAGAAGCTCGCCGCCCTGGAAGGAGCGGAGGACTGCCTGCTCTTTTCCAGCGGCATGGCGGCGGTCACCACGACCCTGTACGGCGTCCTCTCCCACGGTTCGCACGTCGTGGTCACCGACGACTCGTACCGCCGCACGCGGCAATTCCTCACCCAGGTCCTGCACCGCTACGGGATCGAGGTCTCCGTGGTGCCCGCCGGCGACTATCAGGCGATGGAGGAGGCCATCCGCCCGACCACGCGGGTGCTCATCAGCGAGTCGCCGACCAACCCCTACAATCGCATCGTCGACCTCGAGCGCTTCGCCGAGATCGGGCGCAGGCACAGGGTGAAGACCCTGATCGACGCCACGTTCGCCACCCCCTTCAATCAGCGCCCGCTGGAGTTCGGGATCGACATCGTGCTCCACTCGGCCACCAAATATCTCGGCGGCCACAACGACCTGCTCGCAGGCGCGGTGCTCGGGGCGGCGGATCTGGTGGACGGGATCCGCTCGCTCCAGGCGGTCACCGGTGCGATCCTGGATCCGCTCGCCGCGTACCTGCTGGTCCGGGGGCTCAAGACGTTCGCGCTGCGCATGGCGCGGCAGAACGCCAACGCCCAGGCCCTCGCGGAGTTCCTCGCGGGCCATCCGAAAGTGACCGCGGTGCACTACGCGGGCCTGCGCTCGCACCCGCACCATGAGGTCGCGCGGCGGCAGATGCGCGGCTTCGGCGGCGTGGTCTCTTTCGAGGTCGCCGGCGACCTCGAGGCGACCTCCCGGGTGGTCGACGCATGCCGCATCCCGCAGATCGCCCCTTCCCTGGGAGGCGTCGAGAGCCTGATCGAGCAACCCGCCCTGATGAGCTTCTACGAGCTCACCACCGAAGAGCGCCTGATGGTCGGAATCAAGGACAACCTCATCCGTTACTCCGTCGGGATCGAGGACGCGGACGACCTTATCCGCGATCTGGCCGCCGCGCTCGAGCGGCTCGATTGA
- a CDS encoding MBL fold metallo-hydrolase, translating into MGSPDYVRHFTANNPGYMTLQGTNQYVLGRGEVIVIDVALPADSNLDGIIEQAEAMGAKRIEKILLTHIHSDHCGGALALRKRTGAKLGIHRSRAGYLGGEDFQYNDGDRIAFGGGELRVVHTPGHESGHCCFYETSERVLFSGDHILGYGTSVIRPPDGDMADYLRSLERLLEIPISLILPGHGPLIGKPEAKIREYIDHRMMRERQVIEALRAGHDTIGAITEEIYVEVSGPLKNVAEFSVQAHLIKLISEGRVGRDGARYRLLENG; encoded by the coding sequence GTGGGTTCCCCCGATTACGTCCGCCATTTCACCGCCAACAACCCCGGCTACATGACGCTGCAGGGGACGAATCAGTACGTCCTCGGCCGCGGCGAGGTCATCGTGATCGACGTCGCGCTCCCGGCGGACTCCAACCTCGACGGCATCATCGAGCAGGCCGAAGCGATGGGGGCGAAGCGCATCGAAAAGATCCTGCTCACGCACATCCACAGCGACCACTGCGGCGGCGCTCTCGCGTTGCGAAAGCGGACCGGAGCGAAGCTCGGCATCCATCGTTCCCGAGCGGGGTATCTGGGAGGGGAAGATTTTCAGTACAACGACGGCGATCGCATCGCGTTCGGCGGCGGCGAGCTGAGAGTCGTGCATACGCCCGGACACGAATCGGGTCACTGTTGCTTCTACGAGACTTCCGAGCGGGTGCTCTTCAGCGGCGATCACATCCTGGGCTACGGCACCAGCGTGATCCGGCCGCCCGACGGCGACATGGCGGACTATCTGCGCTCGCTCGAGCGGCTGCTGGAGATTCCCATCAGCCTGATCCTGCCGGGACACGGGCCGCTGATCGGCAAGCCGGAGGCCAAGATCCGGGAGTACATCGACCACCGGATGATGCGCGAGCGGCAGGTGATCGAGGCGCTGCGAGCGGGGCACGACACGATCGGCGCCATCACGGAGGAGATCTACGTCGAGGTTTCCGGGCCGCTCAAAAACGTGGCCGAGTTTTCCGTCCAGGCTCACCTGATCAAGCTGATCAGCGAAGGCCGCGTCGGCCGGGACGGGGCGCGCTACCGGCTTCTGGAGAACGGCTGA